A stretch of the Pogona vitticeps strain Pit_001003342236 chromosome 8, PviZW2.1, whole genome shotgun sequence genome encodes the following:
- the LOC110084328 gene encoding caspase-7: MSNQRKNRAVIIVNYEFYGTKSSEMLSSRPGAKKEANRLFKALSNCNFAVRLHYDLTAKEIEELYEEECDAEHGDCFVSIISSHGQEGSIFDCEGQPVQLTQIYQTLSSQRCHKLRGKPKIFFIQACRGEDIDHGVYLQTDSGELQTDCFSHYLSIPENTAVMFACSPGYASFINRWESMFLKALLEQLEGEGRHLEVACLMTRICGRVAFHSEARGTHAGGKEMPCFVTNLMGEVYPFSSPGREASGCR, from the exons ATGTCAAACCAAAGGAAGAACAGGGCTGTGATCATTGTCAATTATGAATTCTATGGGACCAAATCCTCTGAGATGCTCTCGTCAAGACCTGGGGCCAAGAAGGAGGCAAACAGGCTTTTTAAAGCCTTATCCAACTGCAATTTCGCTGTGAGACTGCACTATGACTTGACAGCCAAGGAAATAGAAGAACTCTATGAGGAAG AATGTGACGCAGAACATGGGGACTGTTTTGTAAGCATTATTTCCAGTCATGGACAGGAAGGAAGTATATTTGACTGTGAAGGTCAACCAGTTCAGCTGACACAGATTTACCAGACATTATCATCTCAAAGATGTCATAAATTGAGAGGGAAACCCAAAATCTTCTTCATACAG GCCTGCCGTGGAGAGGACATTGATCATGGTGTGTACCTCCAGACAGACAGTGGGGAACTGCAGACTGACTGTTTCTCACACTACCTCTCTATCCCCGAAAATACTGCAGTAATGTTTGCTTGTAGCCCTG GCTATGCTTCTTTCATCAATCGGTGGGAATCCATGTTCCTCAAAGCCCTACTAGAACAGCTAGAAGGAGAAGGGCGGCATCTTGAAGTTGCCTGCTTGATGACCCGAATCTGTGGGAGAGTTGCCTTCCATTCTGAAGCAAGAGGAACACATGCTGGGGGCAAAGAGATGCCTTGTTTTGTCACAAACCTGATGGGGGAGGTTTACCCTTTCTCCTCACCAGGGAGAGAGGCCTCTGGTTGTAGGTGA